Within the Pseudomonas orientalis genome, the region CTGGTTCTTCAGGCTGACGCCTTCGCGTGCCAGCCCATTCGCAGGGCCAGCGTTGAAGTATTTATTGGAACCCCAGATCATCGACCAGGCGTGCGGCGGCTCGACCGAACGACTCAGGTTGCCATACACCTGCAATTGCGGGGTGAAGTCATAGCGCAGGCCGATGCGTGGCGCGTAGTCCCAATCGTGCTGACGCGTCGGTGCCTGGCCGTCCGGATAGGTGACCTGGGTTTCGCGGCGGGTATAAATCGCGGCCACGCCAGTGGTCAGCCACAGGTCGGGGACCAGCTCCAGCTCGTTGCCGATATGCAGCACCGTGTCGGAGCCCAGGTAGGTGTAGTCACGGGTCTTGGTGCCGGGCGCATAGCCCGCCGTGTTGCCAGCCGGGACGCGCACGTACTCCGAGGCGCCATTGTTGGGCATCGCCTGGGTGGTGCGCAGGCCGAGGGTGGTGGTGCTGTCATGACCGAACAGGCTGTCCTGGCGGATGTAATTGAGCGTGCCACTGATGTCGGTGTAGGCGACTTTCAGGCGATTGGTGCCTTCGCGCAGGTCCATCGGGTAGTCGTGATAGGCCAGCCCGACCTCGACGCGGGACGTATCATCCAACTGCAACGTGGTCTTGTTGGCAAGCCAGGTGGAACCCGGTTGCAAGCGTTTGGAATCGCGGGCGGCGTTGAGGCTGTTGGCGGCGCGCGGGTCATGGCTGATCTGCTCGCGGGTGAGCTTGCCCGGCGTGTCATTGGTGGTTTCGCGGTAGCGCAGATAGAAGCGCGTTTCCAGGTTGGGGTTGAAGCGATAGCCGAAGTTGGCCGCGATGCCCTTGCCCGTCCCGGCACTTTGCTGCTGGTAACCGTCGGACTGCGAATCGGTGAGGCTGATGTAGTAATCGGCATCACCGAGCACCTGGCCGGAACTGATTTCGCGCTGGGCGTAACCCCGGCTGCCCGCCTCATAGCGCACTTGCAGTTTGGGCGCGTCATAACCGGTGCGGGTCACATAGTTGACGGCGCCGCCCAGGGCCAACGCGCCCTGATCGAAACCGTTGGCGCCGCGCAGCACTTGCACACGGCTCTGCCATAACGGGTCCTTGAGTTCATAGGGCGTGCCGCCGGGGCCGGTCAGCGGCAGGCCGTCGAACATTTCATACAGCCCGGAGGCATGGGAACCCGGGCTACGGTTCAAACCCGAACCGCGAATGGACAACTTAACCCCTTCGTTATTCGCCGCCTTGGCGTACACCCCGGCCTGATACTTGAAGACATCCTCGTTGGTGCTCACCCGCCCCTGCTGCACGCTGTCCATGTCGATGAAGTTGGTACCGCCGGGCACGCTGTTGAGCTGTGCCTGGGCGATCTCGCCGGCGCTGGCTTCGGACGCGGTGACTTCGACCGGCGCCAACTGCAGGTCTTCGGCCTGTACCAGTGAACTGAGGGTCAGGGCGGCGAACAGCAGCGGGGGTTGGCGCAACAGCATGGGCAGGTCCTTGAAATACGGGAGCGGGCACGGCAATGCCGGCACGCGAGCAGTCATGGGAAGACTCCCACACCCGCCAAGTCACGCGCGATTCAAGTCACGGACTTTTCCCACAACCGTATAGGATCAGGATTATTTAAATGAAAACCCAGTGATCAATCGCTGCCCTGCTTGCCCGACCACTCCAGCGTCTGCATCAGATCGTCAGCGTCGGAGCCGACGGGAAACCTGAAACCGTACATCTGATCGGTGGCCAATATGTCGGCCAGCGTGTCGCATAGCTGCGCCTCCGTCGGCGCGTCGCGCAGCAGTTTGTGCGCGGGTATCAGCACCTCCGAAGCGACCCCTTGGACACTCGCGGCGTCGATGACGGCAAACAGGATAAATCGCAGGCGGATTTCGCGATCAGTAGGCCAAACCGTTTTTCGCTTACCCAAGGTAGGCCCTCATGTTTAAGAAAAGTCCGAGGCTAGGGCCGACCGGGGGCGGGTTTCAAGCGGTCGAGGGCAGGATAGGCAACTTCCTACAGAGGAAAGGGACGCACCGTACCGATTAATCGTTCGTTGGAACCGGCGTGTCACTGCACAGGCAAGAAATTCATCAGCAGCAGACTTTGCGCGTAGTTGAGGCCAATGCGTCGGTAGCGCTCATCGAGTATCTGGGTCAGCAGGTCGAGGCGCGCGACAATCTTGCCGAACTCGACGGCGAAACTGAGGTTGCTGCCCTCCTCTGATATCTCGTTGGAAAACAGCAGCAACACGCCATTGGCGTCCTGGCGCTGGCCGAGCAGCCAAGTGGCTTTCTCGATATTACGTGCGGCATTGCTGACGAACTGCGGGTTGATGGAGTCGGTCACGTAAAACTGCGTGCGCCCACCGTGTGCGGTCACCAGCATGCTGCCGATCGCATAGATGAACGCCCCCACCCGATCACCACGAAACTCCGGGCTCAAGGAATAACTCAGGGCCGCCAGATCACGACGCTCCCCCAGCGCTGGCAATGGCTGACGGTTCTCGATCGCCTGACGAATAGTCCGCGCAGCGGTCACCGCATCCGGATAACCGGACTGGCGCCACTGGCTGGGGTTGCGCAGGTACAGCTTGCTCATCAGCAGATAGAGGCTTTGCAGGTTGTCGCGCATGCCCAGGGTGGCCATGCGATCCACGCTGGTCTGGAAAAACTCGTCAGGTTTGCCTTCGCTGAACTGCCTGGCGACGTCACGCCCCTGCTGCTGGCTGCAGCCATTGGTAGATAACGCGAACAGCGCAGCCAGCAGGAGCGGCCATCGGGAGATAAAAGCAGTTGACGTTCGAACCATCGGCACCGGGTCTGTGGCTGTTGGCCACCCGTAGGAATCGGGTAGCTGGAACAGAGGTAGATCAGGAGAATGGAAAAAAGTGCAGCCCCACGGGTTCAGATAAGCAATGGACTACAGGGCGTTGCGACGATGGCTTTCAGAGCGCATCAATCGCCGCTGTAGAAAATTTGAATTAGCGAGTTGCCCTCTCGGTCAAGAATTATGAACGCAGTCAATCTGACGAGGTAAGCGAAATGACTATCCAGGCAGAAACACTCGTACAACTGACCCAAGCCCTGAAAGAGCGTGGCCTGAATCTGGTGTCCGACGTGCACTTCACCCGCGCGCCCTATCGGCACAATCACCGCTGGATCTGCACCGTAGAGTAGAGAATCGTTTTGCGCCGACTTCAGTCTGGCGTCAGTGTTCCAGGATGACCACGCCGAGCTGTTCAGCTGAAAAAACACGGAACGTCTCCATTAGAGGGGATCGGTCTGCAAGGCGTGCGTTGACGTGGACAACGCCCGTGAATCAAAGACTGCAGCCCCCGGCAGGGCCTGCCAGGCGACAGGGCCGGCGGCAATTTCCTCGGCACTCAGCAGGCAGGTGTCGAGCGCGCGTTGCAGTGCGGGGGTGTCCAGGTCCTGGCCGATGAAGACCAGTTCCTGGCGGCAATCGCCGACAATGCTGTCCCATTTGGCCATGATGCCCTGCAGCCGATAGTGGTCCTGCGGCCATTGCGCCGGGTCGATAAAATTCCACCAGCGCCCGACATAATCCCACTGAAACTGCCTGCCGCTTTGTGCCAGCAGACCGGTTTCCTGATGCCGGCTGGCGAGCCAGAAATAACCTTTGCTGCGCAACAGGCGTCCGTTGCTCCAGGGGCGGCTGAGAAAGTCGAGCAGGCGCTGCGGGTGAAAAGGTGCGCGCTCGCGGTAGACCCAGGACGTCACGCCATAGGTGTGCGACTCGGAGGCCGCTGCGTCGCCCTCCTCCATCTGTTTCATCCAGCCCGGTGATGCCGCAAGGCTGGGTAAATCGAACAGGCGGGTTTCGAGAATGCCGGCTAACGCGGTGTTGCCGTGGGTCATCGGCACGATCCGCGCGCTGGGGTTCAGGCCCGCCAGGATCGCCTGCACGGCCTGGTAACCCGGCGCATCGAGCAGGTCCAGTTTGTTGACGAGAATGACGTTGGCGTACTCCACCTGCTCGATCAGAAGATCCGCCAGAGGCCGGCTGGTCGTGCCTTGTGCGTCGTCGCGGGCGACGGTGTCCGATGACTCCAGCAACCCTTGGAAACGGCTGCCATCGACCACCGTCACCAAGGTATCGAGCCGCGCCAGTTCGCTGAGGCTGAAGCCGTCGGCGTCGAGAAAGGCGAACGTCTCCGCGACCGGCATCGGTTCAGAAATGCCGGTGGACTCGATGAGCAGGTAATCGAAACGCTGCTGACGTGCCAGGGCGCTGATCTGCTCCAGCAGATCGGCGCGCAGCGTGCAGCAGATGCAACCGTTGCTCATCTCGATCAATTCGTCGCGACCCCGATGCAGCGACACATCGCGCTGCACCTCGGCGGCGTCGATGTTGACCTCGCTCATGTCATTGACGATGACCGCCACCCGCAGGCCTTCGCGGTTGCGCAGGATATGGTTGAGCAGCGTGGTCTTGCCGGCGCCGAGGAAACCGGACAGCACCGTCACCGGCAGTCGGCCTGTCAAGGTGTCGTCCGTCATGCGCTCACCCTGCCGTCGGCGTGGTCCAGATAGCTTTCGAACAGGTCGACCACCACCAACCCCTCATCGGCCGCATCGCCCCACAGGTCTTTCACGCGAAACTCGACGTGGTAGGTCGGCTGATGCGCCGCACGCGTATCGCCATGGCCAATCGCGTCCGGGAATGGCCATTTTTCTGCCGTGCGGTGCAGCACCACGCCCGTCTTGCCGCGCACGTAAGCCGGCATGCGCACATGCCCGGCCACGTATTCGTTTCGCACCACCACCCGGTCGCCCACTTCGAAGGGGGCGCGGCCGGTGAGTGCCGCACGCCCACTCGACTGGGCAGGATTGGCCAGCTTGAAATGAGACCCCAGGGCCTCATCAAGCTCCGCCTGGGTGATCACGCCTTTCTCGACCAGCAAGGTTGCGGTCGCAATCACATAACGCTCGTAGTACTGGGTACCGACGTGCTGGCGAACGTCCAGGCGTTCGACGGCATGGCGCACTTCGTCCACGCTGAACATCTTCAAGTGATCGGCACCGATGAACATCAGGCTGTAGGCCAGGTGTTCCCAGTCCTGCTTGAACACCGGTTGGTAGCTCAAGCTGTTGATGGTGTGGGGGACTTTTCCAAAGCCCTGGAAACCGCCGAGATCGTGAAAGCCATCCATACTGAAACCTCCGGGAATTGAACGATAAGGGGCTGGGCTCAGCCAACCCGAGGTACGGCGACGCCAATCAGCACGTCCTTGGTGACCAGTGCCTGAAGCTGTTGTTCAGTCATATGCTCGGAGCCTTCAGGTCTCATCGGCACCACCAGGTAACGGGTTTCGGCGCTGGTGTCCCAGACCTTGACCACCACGTCGGCGGGCAGCTCAGTGCCCAGCTCGCGCAACACGGTGCGCCCTTCCCGGACCAGGCGTGCGCGGAACTCAAAGCCCTTGTACCACTCGGGCGGCAGGCCCAGCACAGGCCAGTTGGTGCAGGAGCACAGGCTGCACACAATGACGTTCTTGAGGCGCGGCGTGTCTTGCAGCGCGACGATGTACTCGCCCTGCGGGCCGGTATAGCCGAACTGCGCGCACGCGGCCGTGCCGTCCTTGAGCAACAGCGCGCGGAACTGCGGATCGACCCAGGCCTTGGCGACCACCCTGGCGCCATTCTGCGGGCTCCATTCGTGCGCCATCAGTTGCGTCATGTGTTCGATGTAGCCCTCGGGGATCAGGTCCTTTTGCTTGAGCACCTGCAATAACGCCTGCGCGCGTTCGCCCGGGGTTGATGTGGGTTTTTCAAGGGTGGTCATCGGTGAGCTCCTCATCAGTGAAGGTCGAAGCAGCGCCTGGCGTTATGGTTGTTGCGCTGCACGGGAGCGGCTAGGCGGTTTTCCAGTCGACGGCCGCTTCGAACGCGGCGGCCGCCTGGTAGATCGTGCCTTCGGCGTAGTGTTTGCCCACGAGCATCAGCCCGACCGGCATACCGTCCACCAGGCCACAGGGAATCGACATGGCCGGATGGCCGGTAATGTCCTGGGCCGAGGCGTTGCCGATCATTTCCAGGGCGCGGGCCACGTAATCGGTGATCGAGCAACCCGGTTCCGGGTGGGGTTGGGCAATGATCGGCACGGTGGGCATCACCAGCAGGTCATAGCGGGCCAACGCCGCGTCATAACCGGCGCGCGCCATTCGCCTGAGGTTTTGCGCCTTGGCGTAGTAGCGCCCGTTGTAGCGCTCGACCCCGTATTGGCCGACGAACATGCACAGCTTCAGGGAGGCCGACAGCTCATCCGCCTGCTCGCGCCATCCGGCCTGCTTGTCCAGCAAGGCGAGGTCATACAGCCCCTGCCAGTTAAACCCGGCGCCATTGCCCTGCATCATCTGCATGGTCAGGCCTTCACAACCGATCGGGTGCCATAGCGAGCCTGCAATCCGGTGTTCGGCCACCGACACGTCTTCGACCTGTGCGCCCAGTTGCTCGAACCGGGCAATGGCCGTGCGCACCGAGGCGGCGACACGCGGGTCCTGGTTGGCCAGTTCGAAGCCTTCGCGCAACACACCGATCCTCAGCCCTTGCACGCCACGGTCCAGGTAATCGCTGTAGGTATCGACCTGCGGCGCGGCCTGGCGCGGGTCGAGGCCGTCCGCGCCGGCCATGACTTCCAGCATCAAGGCGTTGTCGCGCACCGTTGCGGTAATGGGGCCGGCGTGGTCGAGGGTTGCTTCGATGGCCATGATGCCGGTGTACGGCACCAGGCCGTGGGTCGGTTTCATGCCGTAGGTGCCGCAGAACGCAGAAGGGATGCGGATGGAGCCGCCTTGATCGCCGCCCACCGCCATATCGACCTCGCCCGCGGCCACCAGCGCCGCACTGCCGGAAGACGAGCCGCCCGAGGCGTAGCCCTGGCGGTAGGGATTGTGCACCGGCGCCGGATCGGACGTATGGCTGCCGCCGGACAAGCAGTAATGCTCGCAGGTGGCTTTGCCGAGGATGGTTGCGCCCGCCTCCAGCAAACGGGTGACGACGGTGGCATCGAACGACGGCACAAAGCCCTCCAGGGGCTTGGCGCCGTTCATCATGGGCACGCCGGCCAGTGAGATATTGTCCTTGAGCGCAACCGTCTTGCCTGCCAGTTTGCCGTCCCTGGCACCGCTGACTTCGGTGCGGTAATACCAGGCGTTGAGCCGGTTGTGCGCCGCCGACGGGCGATAACCCGCACTGCGCTCGTAGCGCGTTGGTGGAATGAAGTCGGGCAGTTCGTCGATCAGGTCATAAGCGTCAAAGCTCCCCTGCATCAGGGCCAGGTATTCACTGGCTTGCTCGGGGCGAAGCTGCATGTGCAAGCGACTCGCAATGTGCTGCAGTTGCTCAAGAGTGGGGCGAACGATTGCCATGGAGGGCAGTCCTTATCGTGGGTGGCCTGGCGCTCAAGATAATCTGCGCCAGTGGGCACAGGCTTGGTTGAAACGGACAGCGACTTGGCTGGGCCGGACACCCCGCGCAACCCTCGAGGGCAGCCGGCCACTGCCGTGCAAGACGGTGACCTTAAAACACGCGGGCGTAGCGCAGGTTCATGCGGAAATCTTCCCGTGGCCCGTTATCCACCGACAGATCCTTGCCCAGTTGCAGCTGGATCTGGTCCTGGGCGGTGACGAACTTGGTGGCCGTCAGCCGGACGTTGGTGGTGCCCAGTTCGTTATCCTGGTTGACGTGCTCGACGTTGGTTTCACCGCCCCAGGTGCGTCCAAAACCGATCCCGAAGGTGGTGGTGGCGTCAGGCATATAGCGCCCCATCAGCTGCGCTGCGTAGGAAACATCCTGCTTGAGCCGATCGGCATTGGCACCGTAGTCGGTGTTGTCGCCATACCAGGTCGCGCCACCCACCACGTCCACCGCCCAGTGTGGCGTGAAGTGCTTGACGTAGGCGCTCTGCAGTTCGAATTTCCAGCGGTTCTCACCGATGTTCAGCCCGTCATCCTTGTCGTAGGTGCCCGTTGGGACGAAGACGTAGGGCGCAATGCTCAGGGTGTCGCGGGCGTCGTTGAAGCGCCACTTCACCGGTGCGGTCAGGATCAGGTCGCCAATCCCGCGGGTACTGCCCAGCGCCGAGGCGTCACCGTCACTGGAGACATGCCCGAAGGGCAGCAGGAATTGCGGGTCGATGGTGACGGTGCCGCTCAGGGCATACACATGCAGCAGACGCAGGATGCCGACATCCGAATTCAGCCTGAAATCCGAACTCGTCTTATGCCCCTTGGCGTAGGCCGAGTCCGTGGTCGAGTGCTGGTAATACAGCGCACCGATAGTCGCGCCAACGGGGTATTGCTCATAGTCGCCGGGGGCGACCTCAACGGCGTGCGCCGGTAATACCGGCAATACCGTGGTGAGTGTGAGCAGGCGGAGCTTGTTCATGGTGTATTCCTCGCAAACGGGTGCCGTGCCACCTGATGAGGTGGCAAGCCGGTGAATTCAGGGCTTTGCGTGTGGCCAGGCTCAGGCGGCTGCGGTTTGCGCGTCGCGCAGCATTCCGGTGTGGGGATGACAGTTGATGTATTCGAACAGTTGGCTCTTGGCGTCCGACACCGACACTTCGTGGTACAGGCGTAATTTTTTCAAACCCGCAGCCACACGGAAGAACGTCACGAAAATGCGCAGGTGGGTCGGGTGCGACTCGGCCCAGCGTTCGAGTTTCTCCACCGAACGCCAGTGGCCGATGTTGTAGCTCACGTCGAGGAAGTTGCCCTCCAGGTCGATATTGCGCACGAACCGGTTGCTGTAGCAGCCCAGGGCCTGGCCGTTGTCACGCAGGAAGTCCATGCCGTCCTGCAGGGTCGGCAGGATTTCGTCCAGATACAGCGAGCGTTCGTCCGCCTCGGCATCCGCCCAGTCCTGGCCTGAGCGAATCAGCGTGAGGTTGTCATGCCCCATGATCACCACCCGGCCACCCTTGGCCGGATCACCGGCGACCACTTGCAGTTCGCTGGTGGGCTTCATCCAGTCCGTCTGGGAGATCGGGAAACGGTCGCGCATCGAGCCCCAGTAACCGTGTTCCTCGATTTCGCCGCTGGTCGCATCCATGACGGCGCCGACGCCGGGCAGGTTGTCCTGGAAGGCATACAACGTCTCGAACTGTTCGGCGCGCGGTGCGCTGATTTCCCGGAAATAGCCAAGGCCCTCATTGAGCCGGTCCGGTGAAGCCCACCAGTCGTTCACCGGCGCCGAGCGCAACCAGCGGCAATACGCGCCGGGGTCTTTCCAGTAGCCAACGACCATCAGGTTGTCAAAGCCGCTGTTGTCGGTGTGGTGGGTCAAGTCATGGGTCTGCGGGCCGTCGGCCAGGCTGAAACTGCCGACAATGTGACGCATGGCTTGCAGCGCGGCTTCGCGCTGGGCCTCGCCTCGATACTGCACACCGAGATACGCCATCACCACTTGTTCAAGCTGCTCGTCTGCGCGGGCGACCCACATCGGGAACGGTGGCTGATACTCCTCGGGCACCCGGCGCGACAGGCTGCGTGGGCATTTGAGATGGGTGTCGATTGCAGATTCCATAGTGAGCTCCTCGTTATTTTCGTTCAGGCCTGCGGATGGGCGGTATGAGCGGCTGCGAGGTGCAAATTAGACCGGGACGACCAAGGGTCGCTTGGCTCGTCGAGACAACCGTTTGGTTGGGCAAGACAGGCGGCGGCCGCCGGGCCGTCCGTGATCGGCGATGGTGCATCCGTACTTTCAGTGGGCATGACCAGGGCGAATTCGCCCCCCTGCGGTTACAGATAAGCGAGGCGGCAGGCACACAAGGTCCCGCGCAAACGCCTGGCCTGCTAATTGCTTGCCAAAAAACGCCCGTTACCCCTTCTCGAGCCCGCCGTACCGAGGTCCGTGCCATGAACCCGAGCACTCACTATTCGACCCTTGCCGTTCCTGCGCCGCGTCGCTTTGATTACTGGAAAGAAGTGGTCTGCCGCCACTGTCTGGCGGCCGATAGCAAACCCTTGTCCCAGAGCAGTTTTGATGGCGCCCTGACGGTCAACACCGTCGGCGATCTGGACCTCTGTTCGCTGTCCTCGCCACTGCATTATTGGGAGCGATCCGAGCGGCATCTGCGCAGCGGTCCGGCGGAAGACTTATGGCTGGGTTTCGCCCGAAATGGCCATGGTCAAATTGAACAAGGTGCACGCAAAGCCAACCTCGCAGCGGGAAATTTGTTTCTTTACGACGCAACCCAGGCGTTTCGCTTCAGCTTCGGTGGTACCGAAAATCACTTGGTACGTATCCCGCGCGCCTTGCTCACCGAGCGTCTGCCGCGCATTGCGCAATACACCGCGATGGTCCTCGACGACCGTCGCCCAGGGGTCATCCCCTTGCGCGAAATGCTGCGCCAGGCCGCGAGCACGCCGACGTCGATGCAGGATGAACACATCGCAAAGCGTTATGCCGCGACATTGCTTGACCTGCTGGTGATCAGCCTTGAGCTGCAGGACCTGACAACCACCCACCAGGAACTCGACCTGTACGGCCGCATCATGCAGTACATTCAACGGCATTTGACCGAGCCGGACCTGTCGATTGAAGTCATCGCACGGGCTCACCATGTATCGACCCGCACCGTGACGCGCGCCTTCGCACGCTACCAGAAGACCCCCGTTGCAGAGATCTGGAAAGAACGCCTGAACGCCAGCCGTGAAGCGATCGAGCGCGGTCAGGTGCGCAGTGTGTCCCAGGCGGCACTGGACTTCGGTTTTTCCGACTTCTCCCATTTCAGCCACGCGTTTCGCAAGGCATTCGGTGTGGCGCCGAACACGCTGTTACACCGCGGCTGAAGCGCACGGCAGTCATCTTCGGCACGGCCACCCCTGCGCGCCTGCGCCTGGTTGAACTGCCTCTGTACTCCTTCCAGCAGAATCTGCGCGATTAGTAATCGCGCAATTATTTAGCGCGCCTATTATCTCGATTCATTCTTTTGTATTCCTGAATGTGCACCTGCCCCCCAAGCTGCGAGTGAGCGTCACTGCGCCGCGTGGATGTTTTGTCCGCGCTCCACAAATGGACGTGGAGAAGCCACGCCATTGAATCCCGGCCCCCGGAGGCCTTTATGAAATTAAGATCCTTGAATATCGCGCGCAGGGCTTTCGTCTGCTTTGGGCTGATCACACTGCTGCTGATCAGCCTGGCAGGTTTCTCCTATGTACAGATCGATCACCTGCGTAGCGCAGAGCAGGACATCGAGCAAAACTCACTGCCCAGCGTCCAGGTCATTGACGATATTCAAATCGCCCTGCTCCACGCGCGCCTTGAAAGCATCCGCATGCTTTCGAGTACGACCAGGGAGGTGCATGACAAATCGCAGTCATTGGTCGAAGACGCCATACAGGCACTTCAGTCGAAGACCGCGTTTTACCGTGAACACCTCATCTCCGGCCAGCAGGATGAAATCCAGTTTGCGAAGACCAGCGAGGCGATGAATGTATACATCGACGGCCTCAAGCAAGTGCTTGCCCTCGATATTTCCGATCATGACCAGGCTGTTGTTTTTGCGAACACCGAGCAGGCGCAGCGAGCAATCGCCTATCAGGATCAGCTCACCATCTTGCGTGAGCAGAATGGGCGTCAGGCGGTGGAGTCCGGCGAAGAGGCGACAGCGGTATACACCCATAGCGTGAGCGTGCTGATCTCGGTACTGGTCGTCGCATTTATCCTGACAATCGTCTTGGCAAGCTTGTTTACCAGAAGCATTGTCAGCCCCATCAACTCCTCGCTTGAGTTGGCGGAAAATATAGCGTCTGGCGACCTCACCCACGACCTTGAAGTGACAGGTTCGGACGAAGCCTCACGCTTGATGCAGGCACTCAATCTGATGCAGAACAACCTCAGGAGCACTATTTCAGAAATCTCGGGAGCGTCTGCTCAACTGAGTACCGCAGCCGTTGAAATGACCTCGATCACCGAGAGTGCCGACCGCACCCTGCAACAGCAGAACAGCGAAATAGAGCAAGCGGCCACCGCCGTCACCGAAATGAGCGCGGCGGTTGAAGAGGTCGCCAGGAATGCCAACTCCACCTCCGAAGCGGCCATGCAGTCCAGCGTCTCGGCTGATCTGGGCAATCAGAAAGTGACTGAAACGCTGACGGCAATGCGTGGACTGACGGAACTGGTAGAAGTCTCGTCAGGCCAGGTAAAAGAACTGGCAGGCCAGGCTCAAGACATCTCCAAAGTATTGAGCGTGATCAGGGCGATTGCCGAGCAAACGAACCTGTTGGCGTTGAATGCCGCCATTGAAGCAGCACGTGCAGGCGAGCAAGGCCGTGGTTTTGCGGTGGTGGCCGATGAGGTTCGGGCCCTGGCGCACCGCACCCAGACGTCGACCCAGGAAATCGAACAGATGATCTCCGCGATTCAGGCCGGTTCTTCAGCCGCCGTCGAGTTGATGCAAAAGAGCACCTCAGAGGTCTACACCACCCGAGATACCGCAGAGCAAGCAGGCCACTCGCTGCGCCAAATCATTGATTCGGTACTGGAAATCAACGACCGCAATATCCAGATTGCAACCGCTTCCGAGGAGCAGGCTCACGTAGCGCGTGACGTGGATCGCAGCCTTATCAGCATTCGCGACCTGGCCATCCAGAGCACCGAAGGCACCTGCCAGACGTTGATGGCAAGCAATGAGTTGTCACGCCTGGCCGTCAACTTGAACGACTTGGTGCTGCGGTTCAAGACTTGAAGCTGGATCAACACCGATCACAGGCAAAAA harbors:
- a CDS encoding helix-turn-helix domain-containing protein, which translates into the protein MNPSTHYSTLAVPAPRRFDYWKEVVCRHCLAADSKPLSQSSFDGALTVNTVGDLDLCSLSSPLHYWERSERHLRSGPAEDLWLGFARNGHGQIEQGARKANLAAGNLFLYDATQAFRFSFGGTENHLVRIPRALLTERLPRIAQYTAMVLDDRRPGVIPLREMLRQAASTPTSMQDEHIAKRYAATLLDLLVISLELQDLTTTHQELDLYGRIMQYIQRHLTEPDLSIEVIARAHHVSTRTVTRAFARYQKTPVAEIWKERLNASREAIERGQVRSVSQAALDFGFSDFSHFSHAFRKAFGVAPNTLLHRG
- a CDS encoding methyl-accepting chemotaxis protein; the encoded protein is MTSITESADRTLQQQNSEIEQAATAVTEMSAAVEEVARNANSTSEAAMQSSVSADLGNQKVTETLTAMRGLTELVEVSSGQVKELAGQAQDISKVLSVIRAIAEQTNLLALNAAIEAARAGEQGRGFAVVADEVRALAHRTQTSTQEIEQMISAIQAGSSAAVELMQKSTSEVYTTRDTAEQAGHSLRQIIDSVLEINDRNIQIATASEEQAHVARDVDRSLISIRDLAIQSTEGTCQTLMASNELSRLAVNLNDLVLRFKT